Proteins encoded in a region of the Nicotiana tomentosiformis chromosome 9, ASM39032v3, whole genome shotgun sequence genome:
- the LOC104086907 gene encoding SNW/SKI-interacting protein-like, with amino-acid sequence MGRNKDWGRTLPVTVGEYGEVRYDAIVRQGENVKKIVYYQHKDLVPKVVKDEDHEEDLDVEEKQKIIEETARETKAALEKMINVAAAQPTKVPAQSQDPKFIKYKPSQQSSAYNSGAVERIIRMVEMPVDPIETPKFKHKKVPRASGSPPVPLMRSPPRPVTVKDQQDWKIPPCISNWKNPKGYTIPLDRRLAADGRGLQEVHVNDNMAKLLEALYVAEEKAREAVAMRSKVQKELMMKEKEKKEMELLQLARKARSERIAAGPMSSVNYDCGLLREKINEREKIREERRRERRLEAAKDAAAVGGKKRKITRDRDRDISEKVALGMASTSRGDVMMYDQRLFNQEKGMDSGFASTDDAYNIYDKGLFTAQPTLSTLYRPKKDVDSDIYGGADEQQLKKIRNTDRFKPDKAFVGTCEKVDARDRHVEFEDADPFGLDQLWPAV; translated from the coding sequence ATGGGCAGAAACAAAGATTGGGGAAGGACTCTGCCTGTTACCGTAGGCGAGTACGGTGAAGTGAGATATGATGCAATTGTGAGGCAGGGTGAGAACGTTAAGAAAATTGTTTATTATCAGCACAAGGATCTTGTCCCGAAGGTTGTGAAAGATGAGGATCATGAGGAAGACTTGGATGTGGAAGAGAAGCAAAAAATAATTGAGGAGACGGCCCGGGAGACGAAGGCTGCCCTTGAGAAGATGATAAATGTTGCAGCCGCACAGCCCACTAAAGTTCCTGCACAATCTCAAGACCCCAAGTTCATTAAGTACAAGCCTTCCCAGCAGTCATCAGCATATAATTCAGGCGCAGTGGAGAGGATTATTAGGATGGTGGAGATGCCGGTGGACCCTATCGAGACACCTAAGTTCAAGCACAAGAAGGTCCCCAGGGCCTCTGGTTCACCACCTGTGCCTCTTATGCGTTCTCCTCCTCGTCCTGTTACAGTCAAGGACCAACAGGATTGGAAGATACCGCCTTGTATATCAAATTGGAAGAACCCCAAAGGTTATACAATCCCTCTTGATAGGCGTCTTGCTGCTGATGGCAGGGGACTTCAAGAGGTCCATGTCAATGATAATATGGCAAAACTTTTGGAGGCTCTCTATGTTGCAGAAGAGAAAGCCCGAGAAGCGGTTGCAATGCGTTCAAAGGTGCAGAAAGAGCTGATGATGAAAGAGAAGGAAAAGAAAGAGATGGAACTTCTGCAGTTGGCTCGCAAGGCAAGATCTGAGAGAATTGCTGCAGGTCCTATGAGTAGTGTGAATTATGACTGTGGATTATTGAGAGAGAAGATAAATGAGAGAGAGAAGATACGTGAGGAGCGACGTCGGGAGAGGAGATTGGAGGCAGCAAAAGATGCTGCAGCAGTGGGTGGTAAGAAGAGAAAGATCACCAGAGATAGAGACCGTGATATCAGCGAAAAGGTGGCTCTTGGGATGGCTTCTACATCAAGAGGAGATGTCATGATGTATGACCAGAGATTGTTCAACCAGGAGAAGGGGATGGATTCTGGATTTGCTAGTACTGACGATGCCTACAACATCTATGATAAAGGCCTATTTACTGCTCAGCCTACTCTTTCCACTCTATACAGACCGAAGAAAGATGTGGATTCTGATATATATGGAGGTGCTGATGAGCAGCAGCTGAAGAAGATCAGGAATACAGATCGCTTTAAGCCTGACAAGGCATTTGTTGGAACATGTGAGAAGGTTGATGCAAGAGATAGACATGTGGAATTTGAGGATGCTGATCCATTTGGTTTGGACCAGCTCTGGCCAGCGGTTTAG
- the LOC138899516 gene encoding uncharacterized protein: MLQLNGNWDSFGRYKDFNIDGIVVSEDSNYSQLNSAITEHLMIDTSEKITEIKYIVNEHCPPMEIRNDMGVRVYMKTKNKNKSLEMYPLCITVRDFNLECSISNSNTIAGSSVILKLIDMPTSPAIMKYESIIITEHTPSVIEVGQVYKDKQTIASAMNHYSVMNKFQLRVKRSSARSYCLVCVGDNCTWHFKSTSINDSTLFKVRKFNRLHTCSLMDNTYIQRKPTAMVVGSMVITKYADPKTIYTPKDIQTDKLSEHGMNLTYMQAWRAKEKVLEFLRGHPADSYSRLPSYLYILENTYPGSVVKLQKTDDGCFLYAFVTLSTPINGWEYCRPVVVVDGTFLKSAYRGIILTASTMDAASSILPLAYAIVDSENDAWKWFFEQFKHAYGEKPNMCVVSDQNESILKATSIVYTGMPHYACMWHIWTNIRSKFKKDRLKLSELYFATARSYTLDEFNERMSKIEEIDTHVKAYLYDIGYHRWSRVHAMVNRT; encoded by the exons ATGCTTCAGCTAAATGGTAATTGGGATAGCTTTGGGAGATACAAAGATTTTAATATTGACGGAATTGTAGTCAGCGAAGATTCAAATTATAGTCAATTGAATTCTGCAATCACAGAGCATCTAATGATCGATACATCAGAAAAAATCACCGAAATCAAATACATTGTCAATGAACATTGTCCTCCAATGGAAATTCGGAACGATATGGGAGTTCGAGTATACATGAAGacgaaaaataaaaacaaaagctTAGAAATGTATCCACTATGTATAACAGTGCGTGATTTTAATTTGGAATGCAGTATCTCTAATTCGAACACAATTGCAG GTTCATCTGTAATACTGAAGTTGATTGATATGCCAACATCTCCGGCGATAATGAAATATGAAAGTATCATCATAACAGAACATACACCAAGTGTTATTGAAGTAGGTCAGGTATACAAAGACAAGCAAACAATTGCCAGTGCAATGAATCATTATTCTGTCATGAACAAGTTCCAACTTAGGGTGAAAAGGTCTAGTGCTAGAAG CTACTGCCTGGTATGTGTTGGGGACAATTGTACATGGCACTTCAAGTCCACCAGCATAAATGATTCAACATTGTTCAAGGTTCGAAAATTTAATAGATTGCACACATGCTCTTTGATGGACAATACATACATACAACGCAAACCTACTGCCATGGTAGTTGGTAGCATGGTTATAACAAAATATGCGGATCCTAAGACAATTTACACACCAAAAGACATACAAACTGATAAGTTGTCTGAACACGGCATGAACTTAACATACATGCAAGCTTGGAGAGCAAAGGAAAAGGTTTTGGAATTTTTGAGAGGTCATCCTGCTGACTCCTACAGTCGATTGCCTAGTTATTTGTATATTCTGGAGAATACTTATCCGGGGTCAGTAGTTAAATTGCAGAAGACTGACGATGGTTGTTTCTTGTACGCATTTGTTACGCTAAGTACGCCAATCAATGGTTGGGAATATTGTAGGCCAGTTGTAGTAGTTGATGGGACCTTCTTGAAGTCGGCATATAGGGGAATAATTCTTACAGCTAGCACAATGGATGCAGCAA GTAGCATATTACCACTGGCATACGCTATTGTTGATTCAGAAAATGATGCATGGAAGTGGTTTTTTGAGCAATTCAAACATGCATATGGTGAAAAACCAAATATGTGTGTTGTTTCGGATCAGAATGAGAGTATCTTGAAGGCAACATCTATTGTTTATACCGGCATGCCACATTATGCTTGCATGTGGCATATTTGGACAAATATAAGGTCAAAGTTCAAGAAGGATCGTCTAAAGTTAAGCGAATTGTACTTTGCCACGGCACGATCATACACGCTTGATGAATTTAATGAAAGAATGTCAAAGATTGAAGAGATCGACACACATGTTAAAGCATACCTATACGATATTGGCTATCACAGATGGTCTCGAGTACATGCTATGGTGAACAGAACTTAG
- the LOC104086909 gene encoding uncharacterized protein: MTSNIAESLNAVTRDAKELPIVKLLEYMRTLLERWTNEKLLKAKGIFTYLGKKYNKELEDNMTLSQKLRVRASTDHIHTMIDGVKRYIVCLQNKRCSCGQFQLDELPCAHALAALWHMNESYENYCSPYYTRESLLHTYEIPVDPLPDESKWNVSQHIFEEVVMPPTGKRQPGRPQKQRYKPYDEVNAKKYKVSCGDCVLEGHNKRSFKNAPKRK; encoded by the exons ATGACATCAAACATTGCAGAGTCATTGAATGCGGTAACAAGAGATGCAAAAGAGCTGCCGATAGTAAAACTATTAGAGTACATGCGGACTCTTCTTGAACGTTGGACTAATGAAAAGTTATTGAAAGCAAAGGGTATATTTACATACCTTggaaaaaaatacaacaaagagtTGGAGGACAACATGACATTATCGCAGAAGCTGAGA GTGAGGGCTTCAACAGATCACATCCATACAATGATAGATGGTGTGAAGCGCTATATTGTTTgtcttcaaaacaagagatgtagTTGTGGACAATTCCAGCTTGATGAACTTCCTTGTGCACATGCTTTGGCGGCTTTATGGCACATGAATGAGTCTTATGAAAACTATTGTTCTCCTTATTACACGAGGGAGAGCCTCTTGCATACTTATGAAATACCAGTAGACCCGCTTCCTGATGAAAGCAAATGGAATGTGTCGCAACATATATTTGAAGAAGTTGTAATGCCACCTACCGGGAAAAGACAGCCAGGAAGACCTCAAAAACAAAGATACAAACCATATGATGAAGTAAATGCAAAGAAGTACAAGGTTTCATGTGGCGACTGCGTACTAGAAGGGCATAACAAAAGATCTTTTAAGAATGCTCCCAAGAGGAAATAA